One Cupriavidus oxalaticus genomic region harbors:
- a CDS encoding ABC transporter ATP-binding protein, producing MTEPILQVKNLTTRFRTDRGVVTAVDRVSFDVAAGETLAIVGESGSGKSVTALSILGLIPQPPGVIESGEIRFEGQDLLKLRPAAMRAIRGNRIAMVFQEPMSSMNPALTVGKQIAEPIRVHQGRAWRDAYEEAAQLLAQVQIPEPRSRVHAYPHQFSGGMRQRAMIAMALACKPKLIIADEPTTALDVTVQAQILDLLKGLAQKSGTALILITHDLGVVARYADRVAVMYGGRLVETASADELYRHPAHPYTRGLMACVPRLDGDTSQPLVPIDGQPPDLTALGPGCAFLPRCRLAQAQCRQAPPELRAISGRTSDQHLKACFVHDAH from the coding sequence ATGACAGAGCCAATCCTGCAGGTGAAGAACCTGACCACGCGCTTCCGCACCGACCGCGGCGTGGTCACCGCGGTGGACCGGGTCTCGTTCGACGTGGCCGCCGGCGAGACGCTGGCGATCGTCGGCGAGTCGGGTTCGGGCAAGAGCGTGACCGCGCTGTCGATCCTCGGCCTGATCCCGCAGCCGCCCGGCGTGATCGAGTCCGGCGAGATCCGTTTCGAGGGACAGGACCTGCTCAAACTCAGGCCGGCGGCCATGCGCGCCATCCGCGGCAACCGCATCGCGATGGTGTTCCAGGAGCCGATGTCGTCGATGAACCCGGCGCTGACGGTGGGCAAGCAGATCGCCGAGCCGATCCGCGTGCACCAGGGCCGCGCCTGGCGCGACGCCTACGAAGAGGCCGCGCAGCTGCTGGCGCAGGTGCAGATCCCCGAGCCGCGCAGCCGCGTCCATGCCTATCCGCACCAGTTCTCGGGCGGCATGCGGCAGCGCGCGATGATCGCGATGGCGCTGGCCTGCAAGCCGAAGCTGATCATCGCCGACGAACCGACCACCGCGCTCGACGTCACCGTGCAGGCGCAGATCCTGGACCTGCTGAAGGGGCTGGCGCAGAAGTCCGGCACGGCGCTGATCCTGATCACGCACGACCTCGGCGTGGTGGCGCGCTATGCCGACCGCGTCGCGGTGATGTACGGCGGGCGGCTGGTGGAGACGGCGAGCGCGGACGAGCTGTACCGCCATCCCGCGCATCCCTACACGCGCGGCCTGATGGCGTGCGTGCCGCGCCTGGACGGCGACACCAGCCAGCCGCTGGTGCCGATCGACGGCCAGCCGCCCGACCTGACCGCGCTGGGCCCGGGCTGCGCCTTCCTGCCGCGCTGCCGGCTGGCGCAGGCACAGTGCCGGCAGGCGCCGCCCGAACTGCGCGCGATATCCGGGCGGACTTCCGACCAACACCTCAAGGCTTGCTTCGTCCATGACGCACATTGA
- a CDS encoding ABC transporter ATP-binding protein encodes MILKVEDLKVHFPVTRGVLLKRQVGSVKAVDGVSFTLRRGETLGLVGESGCGKSTTGLAIMKMLPASAGRIAFDGEDLAGFSGAREKRFRRSVQMVYQDPFASLNPRMKVRDIIAEPLQVHGLAGDRAALQARVAELLDMVGLLPYMADRYPHEFSGGQRQRIGIARALALKPSLIVCDEPVSALDVSIQAQVVNVFMALQRSLGLSYLFIAHDLAVVRHISDRIAVMYLGRIVEIASRHQLYAEPRHPYTRALLSAVPVADVRAERRRQRIVLQGEVPSPMHPPSGCRFHTRCPSAMPQCRSADPVLRDHGDGQMVACHLYG; translated from the coding sequence GTGATCCTGAAGGTCGAAGACCTGAAGGTCCACTTCCCCGTGACGCGCGGCGTGCTGCTCAAGCGCCAGGTCGGCTCGGTCAAGGCGGTCGATGGCGTCTCGTTCACGCTGCGCCGCGGCGAGACGCTGGGGCTGGTGGGCGAAAGCGGCTGCGGCAAGTCCACCACCGGGCTGGCCATCATGAAGATGCTGCCCGCCAGCGCGGGCCGGATCGCCTTCGACGGCGAGGACCTCGCCGGCTTCAGCGGCGCGCGCGAGAAGCGCTTCCGCCGCAGCGTGCAGATGGTCTACCAGGACCCGTTCGCGTCGCTGAACCCGCGCATGAAGGTGCGCGACATCATCGCCGAGCCGCTGCAGGTCCACGGCCTGGCCGGCGATCGTGCCGCGCTGCAGGCGCGCGTGGCCGAGCTGCTCGACATGGTCGGCCTGCTGCCCTACATGGCCGACCGCTATCCGCACGAGTTCTCGGGCGGCCAGCGGCAGCGCATCGGCATTGCGCGCGCGCTGGCGCTGAAACCGAGCCTGATCGTGTGCGACGAGCCGGTGTCGGCGCTGGACGTGTCGATCCAGGCGCAGGTGGTCAATGTGTTCATGGCGCTGCAGCGCAGCCTGGGCCTGTCCTACCTGTTCATCGCCCATGACCTGGCGGTGGTGCGCCATATCAGCGACCGCATCGCGGTGATGTACCTGGGCCGCATCGTCGAGATCGCCAGCCGGCACCAGCTCTACGCCGAGCCGCGCCACCCGTACACGCGCGCGCTGCTGTCCGCGGTGCCGGTAGCCGACGTGCGCGCCGAACGCCGGCGCCAGCGCATCGTGCTGCAGGGCGAAGTCCCCAGCCCGATGCACCCGCCTTCGGGCTGCCGTTTCCACACGCGCTGCCCTTCTGCAATGCCCCAGTGCCGCAGCGCCGACCCGGTGCTGCGCGACCACGGCGACGGGCAGATGGTGGCCTGCCACCTGTACGGCTGA
- a CDS encoding TetR/AcrR family transcriptional regulator — protein sequence MLTDQSEARQTRRYVEKREGILDAAAALFNRKGVRGTTLSDVGQLVGLNTNSITYYFRKKEDLVLACLMRTIEEMRGLAGAAAQHGSAGERVAAFIALFVARLARTAAGERPELMSFREIRALPASHADVAFSAYNDMFRQIRGLLRDAMPADPAQNPAQRSALSARAHLLLSLASGAMGWIERYEPADYPKVAQTLADIVLNGIAAPGTAWQPELDAEALLPVLGQPETTQQAFLRAATELLNEQGYRGASADRISARLNLTKGAFYHHNENKDDLISACFDRMSAVIRDTQALVDEMPGTGWDKLCAVSRALVHYQFSSQGPLLRLSIYGALPEEMRVTKMQDMARLSTRFVRFLVQGMQDGSIRPLDQSIAALQVHGMINAAVELRRWVRDATSDNAAELFVRPMMMGLLR from the coding sequence ATGCTCACGGACCAGTCGGAAGCCAGGCAGACCCGCCGTTATGTCGAAAAGCGCGAAGGCATCCTCGATGCCGCCGCGGCGCTGTTCAACCGCAAGGGCGTGCGCGGCACCACGCTGTCGGACGTCGGCCAGCTGGTGGGGCTGAACACCAACAGCATCACGTACTACTTCCGCAAGAAGGAAGACCTGGTGCTGGCCTGCCTGATGCGCACCATCGAGGAAATGCGCGGCCTGGCCGGCGCGGCTGCGCAGCATGGCAGCGCCGGCGAGCGCGTCGCCGCCTTTATCGCGCTGTTCGTCGCGCGGCTGGCGCGCACCGCGGCGGGCGAGCGGCCCGAGCTGATGAGTTTCCGCGAGATCCGCGCGCTGCCGGCCAGCCATGCCGACGTGGCGTTCTCCGCCTACAACGACATGTTCCGGCAGATCCGCGGGCTGCTGCGCGATGCCATGCCCGCCGATCCGGCACAGAACCCGGCACAGCGCAGCGCGCTGAGCGCGCGCGCCCACCTGCTGCTGTCGCTGGCCAGCGGCGCGATGGGCTGGATCGAGCGCTATGAACCGGCGGACTACCCCAAGGTCGCGCAGACGCTGGCGGATATCGTGCTCAACGGCATTGCCGCGCCCGGCACCGCGTGGCAGCCGGAACTGGATGCCGAAGCGCTGCTGCCGGTGCTGGGCCAGCCGGAAACGACGCAGCAGGCGTTCCTGCGCGCCGCCACCGAGCTGCTGAACGAGCAGGGCTACCGCGGCGCCTCGGCGGACCGGATCTCGGCCCGGCTGAACCTGACCAAGGGCGCGTTCTACCACCACAACGAGAACAAGGACGACCTGATCTCCGCGTGCTTCGACCGCATGTCGGCGGTGATCCGCGATACCCAGGCGCTGGTCGACGAGATGCCCGGCACCGGCTGGGACAAGCTGTGCGCGGTGTCGCGCGCGCTGGTGCATTACCAGTTCTCCAGCCAGGGGCCGCTGCTGCGGCTGAGCATCTACGGCGCGCTGCCGGAAGAGATGCGCGTGACCAAGATGCAGGACATGGCGCGGCTGTCGACGCGCTTTGTCCGTTTCCTGGTGCAGGGCATGCAGGACGGCTCGATCCGGCCGCTGGACCAGTCGATCGCCGCGCTGCAGGTGCACGGCATGATCAACGCCGCGGTCGAGCTGCGCCGCTGGGTCCGCGACGCCACCTCCGACAACGCCGCCGAGCTGTTCGTGCGGCCCATGATGATGGGCCTGCTGCGCTGA
- a CDS encoding GntR family transcriptional regulator has translation MSLNELVTPLTRQTLSRDVYTQLRELLITGQMMPGEQISLRNIAAALGVSVMPVREAVHRLVAEQALELTPNRALRVPRMSVSQFEEITKIRIQLEGLATATAAERITDAELAQVESLRSRFAAEMSKPRPDGAAVIAANQAFHFAVYAAARMPILLQMIESQWLRIGPILNHDLRSGSRRVEERVAVKHHDKLVEALRGHDSEQACAALRGDIESAAAYIVSAGVLVNADGIGPAAIMAPVPRAARARPKAAS, from the coding sequence ATGTCCCTGAACGAACTCGTAACGCCGCTGACCCGCCAGACGCTGAGCCGTGACGTCTACACGCAGCTGCGGGAACTGCTGATCACCGGCCAGATGATGCCGGGGGAGCAGATTTCGCTGCGCAATATCGCGGCCGCGCTCGGCGTGAGCGTGATGCCGGTGCGCGAGGCGGTGCACCGCCTGGTCGCCGAGCAGGCGCTGGAACTGACGCCTAACCGCGCGCTGCGCGTGCCGCGCATGAGCGTCAGCCAGTTCGAGGAAATCACCAAGATCCGGATCCAGCTGGAGGGGTTGGCGACGGCTACCGCCGCCGAGCGCATCACCGATGCCGAGCTGGCGCAGGTCGAGTCGCTGCGCAGCCGGTTCGCGGCGGAGATGTCGAAGCCCCGGCCCGACGGCGCCGCGGTCATCGCCGCCAACCAGGCGTTCCACTTTGCCGTCTATGCGGCGGCGCGGATGCCGATCCTGCTGCAGATGATCGAGTCGCAGTGGCTGCGCATCGGACCGATCCTCAATCACGACCTGCGTTCCGGATCGCGCCGCGTGGAAGAGCGCGTCGCGGTCAAGCATCACGACAAGCTGGTCGAAGCGCTGCGGGGGCACGACAGCGAGCAGGCGTGCGCGGCGCTGCGCGGCGATATCGAGAGCGCGGCGGCCTACATCGTGTCGGCGGGCGTGCTGGTCAATGCGGATGGCATCGGGCCCGCCGCGATAATGGCGCCGGTGCCGCGGGCGGCCAGGGCGAGGCCGAAGGCAGCTTCGTAG
- a CDS encoding SDR family oxidoreductase has translation MWKDESLAGKRVLVTAGADGIGLEITRAFVEAGARVAVCDVSGASLERIAAELPGVLAVRADVSREDDVEALFQAVDAGLGGLDVLVNNAGVAGPTGGVETLSLADWERCLAVNITGQFLCTRAAVPRLRQGHAPAIVNLSSAAGHLGMPGRSAYSASKWAVVGFTKSLALELGADGIRVNTVLPGAVDGPRIRAVIAAKAESLGKPLDEVTRNYTSQAALGRMVTMRDIANMVRFACSGQAANVHGQELVVDGLTQALS, from the coding sequence ATGTGGAAGGATGAATCGCTGGCGGGCAAGCGCGTATTGGTGACCGCGGGCGCGGACGGAATCGGCCTGGAGATCACGCGGGCCTTCGTCGAAGCCGGTGCCCGCGTCGCGGTATGTGACGTGTCGGGCGCGAGCCTGGAGCGGATTGCGGCGGAACTGCCCGGTGTGCTGGCGGTCAGGGCCGACGTGTCCCGCGAAGACGATGTCGAAGCGCTGTTCCAGGCGGTCGATGCGGGACTCGGCGGCCTGGACGTGCTGGTCAACAACGCGGGCGTCGCCGGCCCGACCGGCGGCGTCGAAACGCTGTCGCTGGCCGACTGGGAGCGCTGCCTTGCCGTCAATATCACCGGCCAGTTCCTGTGCACCCGCGCCGCGGTGCCGCGCCTGCGCCAGGGGCACGCGCCGGCGATCGTCAACCTGTCCTCGGCGGCCGGCCATCTCGGCATGCCGGGCCGCAGCGCCTACTCCGCGTCGAAATGGGCCGTGGTGGGCTTCACCAAGTCGCTGGCGCTGGAGCTGGGCGCAGATGGCATCCGGGTCAACACGGTGCTGCCCGGTGCGGTCGACGGCCCACGCATCCGCGCGGTCATTGCCGCCAAGGCGGAGTCGCTCGGCAAGCCGCTCGACGAAGTCACGCGCAACTACACGTCGCAGGCAGCGCTGGGCCGCATGGTGACGATGCGCGATATCGCCAACATGGTGCGCTTTGCGTGCAGCGGCCAGGCGGCCAACGTACACGGCCAGGAACTGGTCGTCGACGGCCTGACCCAGGCCCTCAGCTAA
- a CDS encoding 3-keto-5-aminohexanoate cleavage protein: MAKRAKAIITCAPTGAIHTPSMSPHLPVTADEIAQAAIDAARAGAAILHLHARDPRDGRPSQDPELFRPFLAKISAETNAVINITTGGSPHMTVEERMLPATTFKPELASLNMGSMNFGLFPMLERFKDLRHDWEREHLENSRNLIFKNTYQDIENILRIGNANGTRFEFECYDISHLYNLRHFFDRGLVKGPVFIQSVFGILGGIGPDPEDLMHMHRTAQRLFGDQFRWSILGAGRSQIPLATIGAAMGANVRVGLEDSLWIGPGQLAASSAEQVTRIRTVLEALNIDVATPDEARDILDLKGAAGTAF, encoded by the coding sequence ATGGCCAAGCGAGCCAAAGCCATCATCACCTGCGCCCCGACCGGCGCCATCCACACGCCGAGCATGTCGCCGCACCTGCCGGTGACCGCCGACGAAATCGCGCAGGCGGCCATCGATGCCGCGCGCGCCGGCGCAGCCATCCTGCACCTGCATGCGCGCGATCCCAGGGACGGGCGCCCGTCGCAGGACCCCGAACTGTTCCGCCCCTTCCTCGCCAAAATCAGCGCCGAGACCAATGCGGTGATCAACATCACCACCGGCGGCAGCCCGCACATGACGGTGGAGGAACGCATGCTGCCGGCCACGACCTTCAAGCCGGAGCTGGCCTCGCTCAACATGGGCTCGATGAACTTCGGCCTGTTCCCGATGCTGGAGCGCTTCAAGGACTTGCGCCACGACTGGGAGCGCGAGCACCTGGAGAACAGCCGCAACCTGATCTTCAAGAACACCTACCAGGACATCGAGAACATCCTGCGCATCGGCAATGCCAACGGCACGCGCTTCGAGTTCGAGTGCTATGACATCAGCCACCTGTACAATCTGCGGCACTTCTTTGACCGCGGCCTGGTCAAGGGCCCCGTGTTCATCCAGTCCGTATTCGGCATCCTGGGCGGCATCGGCCCCGATCCCGAGGACCTGATGCACATGCACCGCACCGCGCAGCGCCTGTTCGGCGACCAGTTCCGCTGGTCGATCCTCGGCGCCGGCCGCAGCCAGATCCCGCTGGCGACGATCGGCGCGGCGATGGGGGCCAACGTGCGCGTCGGCCTGGAAGACTCGCTGTGGATCGGCCCGGGCCAGCTGGCGGCATCGAGCGCCGAGCAGGTCACGCGCATCCGCACCGTGCTGGAAGCGCTGAACATCGACGTGGCCACGCCGGACGAAGCCCGCGACATCCTCGACCTCAAGGGCGCGGCAGGCACGGCGTTCTGA
- a CDS encoding MFS transporter produces MHTVPAPGAPSLAAPTDRPLTGLLFRKLMPLLVLSYVISFLDRTNIALAKTHIAVDLNISAAAYGLGAGLFFLSYALLEVPSNLIMHRVGARFWITRIMITWGLLSAAMAFVQGETSFYIMRVLLGAAEAGLFPGVMLYLTYWFGREDRARAVGYFLLGVCIANIVSGPLGGALLGMDGIWGFKGWQWMFVLEGLPAVFLAAVVWKKLPDGPESAPWLTPAQAQQVRRQLAAEAADGSAGAGGHSFLGAIRDPQVWLAIFIYFCHQIAIYTVIFFLPGIIGTYGKLTPLEIGLLNSLPWIAAAIGAAWLPRHANTPQRGRRLLCLGLVVMAAGLLVAAFSGPVLALVGFSMTALMFFVVQSIVFLFPSSRLTVVALAGGLALINTCGLVGGFIGPSTMGLIEQATGSTRNGLVIMAVLLLVACAVAPRLRQGQER; encoded by the coding sequence ATGCACACCGTACCCGCTCCCGGCGCGCCATCGCTGGCCGCGCCGACAGACCGCCCGCTGACCGGGCTGCTGTTCCGCAAGCTCATGCCCCTGCTGGTGCTGTCGTATGTAATCAGCTTTCTCGACCGCACCAACATTGCGCTGGCCAAGACCCATATCGCCGTCGACCTGAACATCTCGGCGGCCGCCTACGGCCTGGGCGCGGGCCTGTTCTTCCTGAGCTATGCCCTGCTTGAAGTCCCGAGCAACCTGATCATGCATCGGGTCGGGGCGCGCTTCTGGATCACCCGCATCATGATCACGTGGGGCCTGCTGTCCGCGGCGATGGCCTTTGTCCAGGGAGAGACCTCGTTCTACATCATGCGGGTGCTGCTCGGCGCGGCCGAGGCGGGCCTCTTTCCCGGCGTGATGCTGTACCTGACCTACTGGTTCGGCCGCGAGGACCGGGCGCGGGCGGTCGGCTATTTCCTGCTGGGCGTCTGCATCGCCAATATCGTCAGCGGCCCGCTGGGCGGCGCACTGCTGGGCATGGACGGCATCTGGGGCTTCAAGGGCTGGCAATGGATGTTCGTGCTGGAAGGCCTGCCGGCCGTGTTCCTGGCCGCGGTGGTGTGGAAGAAGCTGCCCGACGGCCCGGAAAGCGCGCCGTGGCTGACGCCGGCGCAGGCGCAGCAGGTCCGCCGCCAGCTGGCCGCGGAAGCCGCCGACGGCAGCGCCGGCGCGGGCGGCCACTCGTTCCTGGGCGCCATCCGCGATCCGCAGGTCTGGCTGGCGATCTTCATCTACTTCTGCCACCAGATCGCGATCTATACCGTGATCTTCTTCCTGCCGGGCATCATCGGCACGTACGGCAAGCTCACGCCGCTGGAGATCGGGCTGCTCAACTCGCTGCCATGGATTGCCGCCGCCATCGGCGCCGCCTGGCTGCCGCGCCATGCCAACACGCCGCAGCGCGGACGCCGCCTGCTGTGCCTGGGCCTGGTCGTGATGGCGGCGGGGCTGCTGGTCGCGGCGTTCTCGGGCCCGGTGCTGGCACTGGTCGGCTTCTCGATGACGGCGCTGATGTTCTTCGTGGTGCAGTCGATCGTGTTCCTGTTCCCGTCGTCGCGGCTCACCGTCGTGGCGCTGGCGGGCGGGCTGGCGCTGATCAATACCTGCGGCCTGGTCGGCGGCTTTATCGGGCCGTCGACGATGGGCCTGATCGAGCAGGCGACCGGCAGCACGCGCAACGGGCTGGTGATCATGGCCGTGCTGCTGCTGGTGGCGTGCGCGGTGGCGCCCCGGCTGCGCCAGGGGCAGGAGCGCTGA